The genomic interval ACGGGTTTCGAGGCTTCGCCGGCGGCGTCGGTGGTCGCGTCGACTTTCTTGCGGGTGCGGACGGTCGGGGAATCTGCCATGCGGCCTCCTGCGGACACTGGGGTCGGGGCGGGGTGGGGTCTTGCCTGGGGGTTCCGGCGCGGGTCGGTCAGGGCCGGAAACCTGAACGCGTCAGTCTAGCAAACGTGCCCGGGCACACGGCGTGACGCTGGACAGGGTACGCAACGCGGATGAATGGGGGGCCAACAGACAGGGTACGAGGAGCTTCCCGGAAAGGTTCCCGCCAGGGTTCAAAGGGGCGGTCCGGCCCGCGTGACGGACAGGACCTTGAACCCCGCCTCACGGAGCGTCTCCCGGACCTCACCCAGCGCGCGCAGGTCAGGTTCGTACGGCAGGAAGTCGTTGGCAACGAGGTGCACGGTCCCGCCCGGCCGCAGGCGCCGCCCGGCCGCCGCGATGAACTCCCGCGCGACGTCCAGCACCACGCCGCGCCCCACGTGGAAGGGGGGGTTGGTCAGGATCACGTCGAAGGTCGCGTCGCCCAGCGCAGCGTCCACGTCAGAATGGACGGCCTCGCCGTTCAGGCCGCTCGCACCGAGGGTAGCCTGGGCGCTGCGGACACTGGACAGGTCGCCGTCCACCAGGGTCACCTGCGCGCCGCGCCGCGCCGCCCACGCGCCGATCAGGCCGGTGCCGCAGCCCAGGTCCAGCACGGTCTTCCCTGCCAGGCTGTCACTGCCGGGCTCCAGGCGCTCCAGGGCGCCCAGCATCAGGGCGGTGGCTTTGTCTGGTTTCGCGGCGCTGAAAACGCCGGGCAGACCCACGACATTCACGCCGTACGCCTCGAAGTGCTCCGGGTCCGGCAGGGCCGGCGTGGGGCCGGGACGCCGGATGAGTTTCGCCACGCGCATCCCGCCGTCACGCGCCACGACCTCGCCCGCCCCGAAGGCATTCCCGGCGAGCCGGACGTAGCGGTCGAAGCCCTTGTCACGGTCCCCGGCGATGTACAGGATCCCGCCGGGGGGCGTGCAGGCGTGCGCCCACGCCACCTGCGCCGCGGCGTAGGCGTTCCCGCGGTCGCCGGCCAGAACGAGCGCCACGGTGCGCGCGCGGTCCGGCCAGCGGTCCAGCAGGGCCTCACCGGGAATCGCCGCGTGGGCGTCCAGACCGCCGGCCCGCAGAACGCTCAGGGCGGCGGCGCTTCCTTCCACGGCGCGCAGGGTCACGCCGCTCAGGCTGCCCAGCAGGCCACCCATGGCACTGAGGTCCAGCACGTCACCGCGCACGCGGTCCCTGCGTATGGTCTGGGCCAGCAGGGCCTGGGCGGCGTCCACGTCCGGGAAGCCCCGCACGCCACTTTTCGTGAGGGCGTGCAGGCCCTCCAGGCGCGGCGGGAGGCCCGCAGGCCGCACCTCGAAGTAGTTTTCGGGAGGGGACGCCGCGTCCTCGCGCCCGGCGGGGCGGGGGGAGGGGCGGTCCGTCTTGAAACGGATTTTCTGCTTGGGCCTGCGCGTCACGCCCACAGAGTGGCACACCGTGACGGCCCGGTGCGGCGCTCAGGGCTCTGCTAGGGTACGGAGCAGCATGACCCGGCCTTCCGTGACGCCCGACTGGGCCTTTGAACGTGAACACTGGCGGCGCGGCTTGTTCCGCGTGGCAGGGGTGGATGAGGCGGGTCGCGGGGCGTGGGCCGGGCCGGTCACTGTGGCCGCCGTGATCCTGCCCGGCGCCGCAGCGGACTACCCGTTCCGGGACAGCAAGCAGCTCCCGGCCGCGCAGCGCGAGACGTACGCCGCGCAGGTGCGGGAGGTGGCGGTCGCGTGGGCGGTCGAGCACGCCTGGCCCGACGAGATCGACCGGCTGAACATTCTGGGCTCCACCCACGCCGCCGCCCTGCGCGCCCTGGCCCGCCTGAACCCCGCCCCGCAGGCGCTGGT from Deinococcus taeanensis carries:
- a CDS encoding class I SAM-dependent methyltransferase, with product MTRRPKQKIRFKTDRPSPRPAGREDAASPPENYFEVRPAGLPPRLEGLHALTKSGVRGFPDVDAAQALLAQTIRRDRVRGDVLDLSAMGGLLGSLSGVTLRAVEGSAAALSVLRAGGLDAHAAIPGEALLDRWPDRARTVALVLAGDRGNAYAAAQVAWAHACTPPGGILYIAGDRDKGFDRYVRLAGNAFGAGEVVARDGGMRVAKLIRRPGPTPALPDPEHFEAYGVNVVGLPGVFSAAKPDKATALMLGALERLEPGSDSLAGKTVLDLGCGTGLIGAWAARRGAQVTLVDGDLSSVRSAQATLGASGLNGEAVHSDVDAALGDATFDVILTNPPFHVGRGVVLDVAREFIAAAGRRLRPGGTVHLVANDFLPYEPDLRALGEVRETLREAGFKVLSVTRAGPPL
- a CDS encoding ribonuclease HII, whose translation is MTRPSVTPDWAFEREHWRRGLFRVAGVDEAGRGAWAGPVTVAAVILPGAAADYPFRDSKQLPAAQRETYAAQVREVAVAWAVEHAWPDEIDRLNILGSTHAAALRALARLNPAPQALVTDYLRLRVDLPLTAPPRADALSYSVAAASLLAKTERDRLMTDLDTQHPGYGFAAHKGYGAPAHRAALQELGVSSVHRRTFAPIRALLSVPERLL